The Chloroflexota bacterium genome includes the window AATCAGTTGACGCGACGCCGCGTTGTATTGAAGCGGTGCGAACTCGATTAACGCATAGCGTTGACTGCGCCAAGTTCCAAACGAGACGAGGCGAACTGTACTCGCAGGATAAACCTGGCTCGTGGAATAAGCAGAGCTATCTGGGATAAACGCGCGTCCCAGGTAGCGCGGCAGGGTCTGGGTCGGATCGAATTGAACCTGGGTCGTCGGCGCGGGCAGAGACGGATGCGCAAGCACATCGTTGCGTGTTTCGTCGCCGACGAGACGCAGAGCAACATCTGCGCCCGCGGGAATTCCGACGAGTGTGCCTTTGATCGGAAGTTGTGGTTTGCCGGGCGCATTGGTTTGTCCCAGGTCGGAGATTGCCAGCGCGATGAATCTGGAGTTGCCAACAGTTTCCACGCGCGAATCGTAGCTGGAGATAACAAGTTCCAAGATGACATGGTTCGCGTCGGACGCGATTACATTCAACTGCGCTGAAGATGCCGCATTTGCAGACGAACTTGAAACAAAAAATATTCCCATACTAAAGCCAATGGCAACCACGGCATACACCAACCATTGTTTCCAGCGAATCTTCACTGCGCCCGACCTGTGTGCACATTCATCTACAGACATTGTCCGGTGGTCTGATTGATAATGCCTGAACAGCAGGGACGGCTAGCGGTTGGGTATTCACCCGGGAGGGCACAGCCGCCCGCCTGCGCCGGCGTCGGCGCGACAATAGAGGCGATGATTGGCACGGTGATTGTCGTGGCGACTAACCCCGCTCGCTTTATAAACTCCCGTCGAGTGATGCGCGCTAATTCGTCCGGCAAAGTAATCGGCGTTTGCAACAAATGTTGCTTGTCGAGTTGCCCAAGACCATACCACACCACTTGCGGGTCCATTGCCAACAATCGCGCAATGTCCGAGATAGAGTGTTTACCGTCACAGTGTTTCCAGATAATCGCGGCGGTCGGGTTCAAGCAATGCGCGGCGTTTCGCTCGTGGTCATAGACCATCGTTTCGCCATCCAAGTCTTCGACATCCAGCCCTGCCACGCGAGCATCGGGCAAAATTGATTCGCTTGTGTTCATATTACCTCCAGGATGAATACTTGTTCAGAATTGAATCTACGACGTGCCTCGCTTCGCCGCGCGCGCTTTTGAGCACCGGCGCGCGCGTGACGATCTGTCGAAAGATGGGCAACATCTGCGCGGGCTTGCTACGCGCCGCGATCGTGTGGGCAACCAGCGCGAGCGCGCCATGCCCAGGCGAAAGTCGTTGCGGTCGCCACTGCGCGCGCGCGCGATATTCGCTCACCAAAATCATACCGACGGGTAATGGCGCGTCGCCGGCTTGACCGCCGAAATGTTCGACAGGATAATTGTTGGCGCGTCCATCGAGTCCATCGCGCACCGACAGCCATTTCGGATATGGATGCACGCGCCCGCGCGCATCGAACACGGCGTACTCGTCCGAATAGTAGGTTGCCCCGGCGCGCACGAACTCGGCGACGAGCGTGGTCTTGCCGCTCATGCTTCGCCCTGGGATGACGATGGCTTGCCCTTGCCAGCCCACCACTCCCGCATGAACAAACAGTCTGCGGTGCGCGTGCTCGGCGACATACCGTTGCAAGTCCGCTTCGAACGCGATGAGTAGATCGCTCACAGTTAGGGAGCGCGCGAGTTGCGTGTGATCGCCGTAGAACAAATTGAAATGCCGGATTCGCGACGACAGACTCGGCTTTCCCAGGATGAGCGAATAAAGTCGGTCAACAATGAGCGAGTTCATCGGCTTGCGCCGCGGCGGCAGGCACGCATCAATTTGTTGGAGTGCCTGCGGCGCGTTCGTCCGAATTCCAATCCGAACTCCATGACTCACAAAAGCCATGCTTGCCACCCAGTCCAGGGTGTCCAACTTTTTCATTCAAGTCGTTTGCCGCTTGAGGCGCGGCATGTTCTCGATGGACAAGCGGATTACCTTTCAAAAAAGTGCCGAGTAAGACGTAATTCGTAATTGGTAATTGGTAATTACGTTTTACGCCTCCACTGAAAAAACAAAACCTTACCGCAAAGACGCGAAGAACGCAAGTTTTTTTATTATTTTTCAGGTTTTACTTAGCGTCCTTTGCGTCTTCGCGGTTCGATCCAACCTTTCTTCAGACGAGTCGTTTTACGTTTCACGTTTCACGCATGACG containing:
- a CDS encoding PqqD family protein, with protein sequence MNTSESILPDARVAGLDVEDLDGETMVYDHERNAAHCLNPTAAIIWKHCDGKHSISDIARLLAMDPQVVWYGLGQLDKQHLLQTPITLPDELARITRREFIKRAGLVATTITVPIIASIVAPTPAQAGGCALPGEYPTASRPCCSGIINQTTGQCL